ACAAGGTCACGCCGATAATCGCCCATCCCCAGTTGCCGACCATGTTGTATATTTGATTCAGCAGCCAGTAAATAGGTTTGCCGATAATGGTCAGCCAGCCATAATCAACGGTCAGTTCCAGGCCATTGGCGATGTTTTCCATCATCGGCTGAATTTTAGGGCCGGCAAATAATTGCGTAGCAAACTCGGCATTGGCATTGCTGGCCACCGTGACGGGTGCGGAATAGGCGCCGATCACATAGTGCTGATCCTTTAAATCTTTAGTATAGAAATGGTTTTCCTGGTCGACGGGAGGAACCCAAGCGGCAGCGAAATAGTGTTGAATCATGGCCGTCCAGCCACCTTTAGCCGCGACGTTCAGATTCTCCTCGGCCATATCATCAAAATCCACTTTCTGATATTTTTCTTCCTCGGTATAGAGTACGCCGCCTGAATAGGTTCTGATAAAGGTATTGCTCTTTTCATCCTGATAAGGCTTGCGCATCAACTGGCTATACTGCCTGCCGGTCCAGGGTTGTGCAGAGTTATTCTGTACTTTCTGTTCCAGACCGATCTGATAGCTGCCGCGTTTAAATGTATATAATTTGGTCACGACCAGACCATTGTTGTCGGTCCAGGTCAATGGTACGGTCAAAGTGTCCTGGCCAGGTTCCAGCACATAATTGTCTTTTTCATTGTTGAAAATGGTGTGGTGCGAAGCCACAGCTGCTGAACCGCCATCGGCGATCAAACCGCTTTGCGCCACAAATAATTTGTCCGGGTTGCTGTCAAACAGGCGTGTCGGAGCAAGGTTTTTTTCCGAAGCCGGCAAGCCAAGCATGTCGCGCAGGCGAATGACAATCGTATTTTCTTTTTCTACCGGATAAGCCAGCAGATCCAGATTGCGCAATGTGCCGCCTTGAGTGTCAATTTCCAAGGCCAGTACATCGGTTTTTACTTTGATGATCTTACCTGAAGGCAGAGTTGCGGACGGTACGGCCGAGACTTCCTGCTGCGTAGTTTCTGCCGGGGCAGGGGTGCCGGATGCGGAAGGCAGATCTTCCTTAGCGTTTGTGGTATCTGTTACTGTGACAGGGGGTTTTGGACCATAATCCACTTGCCAGGCTTGCCAAAGCATAAAGATGAGCATTGCAAAAACAACGATCAATATAAATCTAATATTATCCATTTTTATTATTACCAATTTTTTCTGGAACGGGATCAATGCCACCTTCATGAAAAGGGTGGCATTTTGATAATCTTCTGAGCGTGAGATAGGTGCCGGTTATGGCGCCATGGAGCTGAAGCGCTTCCAAGGCATAGGCGGAACAGCTGGGATAGAAGCGACAATTATTGCCAAGTAAGGGGCTAATAAAGTACTTGTAAAACTTTATGAGTGTTATGAGTATGAATCGCATCGGGTTACCAACTTAAGCCAATGCCTTTCCAAGGACTTTCTTAACAAGTCCGGCGGAGCATCTGCAGCTTCTCTGCGAGCCAAAACAACAATATCTATATTCCCTAGGTTTTGTTGCTTTAACCGATAGCTTTCCCGG
This is a stretch of genomic DNA from Methylobacter sp. YRD-M1. It encodes these proteins:
- the yidD gene encoding membrane protein insertion efficiency factor YidD — encoded protein: MRFILITLIKFYKYFISPLLGNNCRFYPSCSAYALEALQLHGAITGTYLTLRRLSKCHPFHEGGIDPVPEKIGNNKNG
- the yidC gene encoding membrane protein insertase YidC, with product MDNIRFILIVVFAMLIFMLWQAWQVDYGPKPPVTVTDTTNAKEDLPSASGTPAPAETTQQEVSAVPSATLPSGKIIKVKTDVLALEIDTQGGTLRNLDLLAYPVEKENTIVIRLRDMLGLPASEKNLAPTRLFDSNPDKLFVAQSGLIADGGSAAVASHHTIFNNEKDNYVLEPGQDTLTVPLTWTDNNGLVVTKLYTFKRGSYQIGLEQKVQNNSAQPWTGRQYSQLMRKPYQDEKSNTFIRTYSGGVLYTEEEKYQKVDFDDMAEENLNVAAKGGWTAMIQHYFAAAWVPPVDQENHFYTKDLKDQHYVIGAYSAPVTVASNANAEFATQLFAGPKIQPMMENIANGLELTVDYGWLTIIGKPIYWLLNQIYNMVGNWGWAIIGVTLCIKLLFFPLSQASYRSMAKMRKIQPRLKEMQERFADDRPRFNKEMMDMYKREKVNPLGGCLPILIQIPVFISLYWVLVETVEIRQAPFLLWIQDLSAMDPFYVLPVLMGITMKIQQGLNPPPIDPIQAKIMKMFPIVFTIFFLFFPAGLVLYWVVNNTLSILQQWYITKQINEAK